From Vitis vinifera cultivar Pinot Noir 40024 chromosome 14, ASM3070453v1, a single genomic window includes:
- the LOC100253584 gene encoding uncharacterized protein LOC100253584, whose protein sequence is MESTSLSSPTLGTLPFPPVRSCRKKHVRKVVAASNGTSGRDYGGKLVDENMIVLRMRIREMKMLETSESPPSDWMEWEKRYYERYNGDVCEAVGLLQSYLMNIRPSLALGFLALTTLSVPISTAVVILHAIEMARGILSGVHLS, encoded by the coding sequence ATGGAATCAACCTCCCTCTCTTCTCCTACCCTCGGCACCTTGCCTTTTCCTCCTGTGCGGTCTTGCCGGAAAAAACATGTGCGGAAGGTCGTTGCGGCGAGTAACGGAACAAGTGGACGAGATTATGGAGGCAAGCTGGTGGATGAAAACATGATTGTGCTGAGAATGCGTATTCGGGAAATGAAGATGTTGGAGACGAGTGAATCACCCCCATCGGATTGGATGGAGTGGGAGAAGCGATATTATGAACGTTACAATGGAGATGTATGCGAAGCAGTGGGGTTGCTGCAATCTTACTTGATGAATATTAGGCCCAGTTTGGCTTTAGGGTTTTTGGCACTCACCACATTAAGTGTGCCAATATCCACTGCAGTGGTCATTCTTCATGCCATAGAGATGGCTAGGGGAATTCTATCTGGGGTTCATCTAAGCTGA